One window of the Acaryochloris sp. CCMEE 5410 genome contains the following:
- a CDS encoding cation:proton antiporter: MYLLLVESTTQTLREPVTTFVLLLAIALITPPLFERLKLPGLVGLLVAGVIFGSSGLGWLKPDSETLKLFSEIGKIYLMFVAGLEIDLVQFQRTRHRSLSFGFLTFAIPMLGGIAMGLLFNFGWLAAVLIGSLLASHTLLAYPIIQRLGVVGDEAITITVGATIFTDIGALLVLAICLGINQGNFTILKLCILLGSLLLYTIAVLSGLKRFGRYFFRKTGQDEGNQFLFVLLSVFLCAVVAQLIGVENIIGAFLAGLAINSVVGDGPVKEKTEFLGSVLFIPMFFINMGLLLDLKAFGSIMLFIELPLLVVGTLLLSKLLASLGTKLLFGYSWPQFWCMWSLSIPQVAATLAAALVGYEAQIINIQVFNSVILMMLVTSILGPLVTNRFARQLATQSTLDQDIAFNWLPPEVPDTFSVVVPVYNPKTEQHLIELAALIAQFEQGRVIPLAIALAQPQMDSPKLDRALRHCRRRLAAAEQIKETFDIPLAPRLRIANDIAQAISYVSREEDANVIVLGMGARPSLGKHLLGSIQDKVLAKTQSLVVVARLLASPTQIHNILVPIETPSPSMLRALRFAQVLLAVNGGQMTLLHVCSPRTSALEQTRIQKQLDHLIGRLPQTDGRIKTQIVSADSPTTAISKIAGNYDLVVLRSQYRHINNQLSFGARTTPILQQLLGSVILVSEPVTRPQEYPRSSHHAEPLNTESYLRTSDTANEKAIQARTSHHLKT, from the coding sequence ATGTATTTACTGCTCGTTGAGTCTACGACTCAAACTTTGCGTGAACCTGTAACAACCTTTGTATTACTGTTGGCGATCGCCTTAATCACACCGCCCCTATTTGAGCGTTTGAAATTACCGGGCTTGGTGGGGCTTCTGGTCGCAGGGGTTATTTTTGGCAGCAGTGGCTTGGGCTGGTTAAAGCCTGATTCTGAGACCCTAAAACTGTTCTCAGAAATCGGCAAGATTTATCTGATGTTCGTTGCTGGTTTAGAGATTGACTTAGTGCAATTTCAGCGCACCCGTCATCGTTCCCTCAGTTTTGGCTTTCTCACGTTCGCCATACCAATGCTGGGGGGAATTGCCATGGGCTTGCTGTTTAACTTCGGATGGTTAGCAGCGGTGCTAATCGGATCACTCCTCGCCTCTCACACTCTGTTGGCATATCCGATTATTCAGCGTTTGGGGGTCGTCGGGGATGAAGCCATCACGATTACCGTAGGGGCCACTATCTTTACAGATATTGGGGCATTGCTGGTTTTGGCCATTTGCTTGGGAATTAATCAAGGCAACTTCACCATTCTCAAGCTCTGTATCCTGCTTGGTTCTCTCCTCCTCTATACCATTGCAGTGTTGTCTGGTCTTAAGCGATTTGGGCGCTACTTTTTCCGTAAAACCGGTCAGGATGAAGGCAACCAATTCTTATTTGTGCTTTTGTCCGTCTTCCTATGTGCCGTGGTTGCTCAGCTGATTGGCGTTGAAAATATCATTGGTGCATTCTTGGCGGGACTTGCTATTAACAGCGTTGTGGGGGATGGTCCGGTCAAAGAAAAAACAGAGTTCCTAGGCAGTGTCCTGTTTATCCCCATGTTTTTTATCAATATGGGACTGCTGCTTGACCTCAAAGCTTTTGGTAGCATCATGCTTTTCATTGAGCTACCGCTATTGGTGGTGGGGACCTTGCTACTTTCTAAATTGCTGGCCTCCTTGGGAACTAAACTTTTGTTTGGCTATAGCTGGCCCCAGTTTTGGTGCATGTGGTCCCTATCCATTCCGCAAGTGGCAGCGACCCTGGCAGCGGCCCTCGTGGGATATGAGGCTCAAATTATTAATATCCAGGTCTTTAACAGCGTTATTTTGATGATGCTGGTGACCTCCATCCTAGGACCACTGGTGACTAATCGATTTGCTCGTCAGTTAGCGACTCAATCAACCCTCGATCAAGATATTGCGTTTAATTGGCTCCCCCCTGAGGTTCCTGACACTTTTTCGGTGGTGGTCCCCGTATACAACCCTAAAACGGAACAACATCTGATTGAACTGGCGGCGTTGATCGCGCAATTTGAGCAAGGACGTGTGATTCCGCTGGCCATCGCCCTGGCACAACCTCAAATGGACTCTCCCAAACTGGATCGGGCCTTACGCCACTGCCGACGGCGATTAGCGGCAGCGGAGCAGATTAAGGAAACCTTCGATATCCCCCTCGCACCTCGGTTGCGGATTGCCAATGATATTGCCCAAGCCATTAGCTACGTGAGCCGGGAAGAAGACGCCAATGTGATTGTGCTGGGCATGGGGGCTCGACCGTCGTTGGGGAAGCACTTGCTCGGTAGCATTCAAGACAAGGTATTGGCTAAGACGCAATCTCTAGTAGTTGTGGCTCGGTTGTTGGCATCTCCCACCCAGATCCACAATATCTTGGTCCCCATTGAGACCCCTAGCCCATCTATGCTCAGAGCGCTGAGATTTGCCCAGGTCTTGTTAGCGGTAAATGGGGGACAGATGACGCTATTACACGTTTGCAGCCCTCGGACTTCGGCCCTTGAGCAAACTCGTATCCAAAAGCAGCTAGACCATCTTATTGGTCGCTTGCCTCAAACGGACGGTCGGATTAAGACCCAAATTGTTTCAGCCGATTCACCAACCACTGCGATCTCAAAAATTGCAGGAAATTACGATCTGGTAGTGTTGCGATCGCAATACCGCCATATCAACAACCAACTCAGCTTTGGGGCTAGAACTACACCTATCCTGCAACAGCTTTTGGGGTCAGTGATACTAGTCAGTGAACCGGTCACAAGGCCCCAGGAATATCCTCGGTCTTCCCACCATGCCGAACCATTAAATACAGAGTCTTACCTTCGTACTTCAGACACAGCGAATGAGAAGGCAATACAGGCTCGTACTTCTCATCACCTCAAAACATAG
- a CDS encoding mechanosensitive ion channel family protein, with amino-acid sequence MNIIETLLGIDPEFQKKLIASLIGILFAISFRWFALRILNRRIQDPRILYAWRKWVGYISYGIAIFALGRPWIPELQDISTFLGIVTAGLAVALKEPLVDLVGWVFILSRKPMQVGDRIQIGSHTGDVIDIRIFHFTLMEVGNWVDADQSTGRVIHIPNGRIFHETVANYSRGFQYLWHEIPVLITFDSDWERAKQIFLTIANQDSERLSAAAQARLQEAAQNYMIVYSKLTPTVYTSVKESGILLTIRYLCEPRQRRSTEEAIWEDILRTVDQEEKIAFAYPTHRLITTVHHDAKYPPSTANS; translated from the coding sequence ATGAATATCATCGAAACTTTGCTGGGTATAGACCCTGAGTTTCAAAAGAAGCTGATCGCATCTCTGATAGGCATACTGTTTGCCATTAGCTTCCGTTGGTTTGCCCTTCGTATCCTCAATCGACGGATTCAAGATCCCCGTATTTTATATGCATGGCGAAAGTGGGTCGGCTACATTAGCTATGGGATTGCCATCTTTGCGTTGGGGCGTCCTTGGATTCCTGAACTCCAAGATATCTCCACCTTTCTTGGAATCGTAACAGCGGGTTTAGCTGTGGCGTTAAAAGAGCCTTTAGTGGATTTAGTGGGGTGGGTGTTTATCCTCTCAAGAAAGCCGATGCAAGTGGGAGATCGGATTCAAATTGGCTCCCATACAGGGGATGTCATCGATATCCGGATTTTTCATTTTACGCTGATGGAAGTCGGGAACTGGGTCGATGCGGATCAAAGTACGGGGCGCGTCATCCATATCCCTAATGGCAGAATCTTTCATGAAACCGTCGCCAACTACTCCCGTGGATTCCAATATCTTTGGCATGAAATACCCGTATTGATCACCTTTGATAGTGATTGGGAGCGAGCGAAACAAATTTTTCTCACCATCGCCAATCAAGATTCTGAACGGTTGAGTGCTGCAGCCCAAGCTCGTCTGCAGGAGGCAGCTCAAAATTATATGATCGTCTACTCTAAACTAACGCCTACGGTCTATACCTCTGTCAAAGAAAGCGGTATCCTACTGACGATTCGCTATTTATGTGAACCACGACAGCGACGCTCTACTGAAGAAGCAATTTGGGAAGATATTCTGCGAACAGTTGACCAAGAGGAAAAGATTGCCTTTGCTTACCCGACCCACCGTCTGATCACAACTGTTCACCATGATGCAAAATACCCGCCATCTACAGCTAATTCTTGA
- a CDS encoding PRC-barrel domain-containing protein produces the protein MSTQTGELIYYSSLLNRQVTNETASERLGRVIQVWLHYKDHQVIGFTCRLGVLKHNSCTFPWSQIAILEAQRILVKTIPTPHLNAVTNLEFQMQIAVDNHISHEVWTSTGNYVGKITDCRIYPHSGIVKDYILTVRSLRKLTLQQFYLSPNSIMAVSRGWMTVIDDFMQESEPVSSKMSGVNLLPVELA, from the coding sequence ATGTCAACTCAAACAGGTGAATTGATCTATTACAGTAGTTTGCTCAACAGGCAGGTCACAAATGAAACTGCTTCCGAAAGATTGGGTCGTGTTATCCAAGTATGGCTACATTACAAAGATCACCAAGTGATAGGATTTACTTGCCGTTTGGGAGTATTAAAACACAATTCTTGTACCTTTCCATGGAGCCAGATTGCAATTCTTGAAGCTCAAAGAATTCTGGTGAAAACCATTCCCACGCCTCACCTAAATGCTGTTACGAATTTGGAGTTTCAAATGCAGATCGCAGTAGATAATCACATCAGTCATGAGGTCTGGACGAGTACAGGTAATTATGTTGGTAAAATTACTGACTGCCGTATTTATCCTCATTCAGGAATCGTCAAGGACTACATTCTCACGGTTAGGAGTCTGAGAAAACTGACTCTCCAACAATTTTATTTGTCTCCGAACTCGATTATGGCTGTTAGCCGAGGATGGATGACAGTGATAGATGATTTTATGCAGGAGAGTGAACCTGTGTCCAGCAAAATGTCGGGAGTTAACTTGCTTCCTGTAGAGTTGGCATAG
- a CDS encoding PRC-barrel domain-containing protein, giving the protein MTNTMESGIQYSQFIGREVVDHSTGHFLGHISGIWIDLNHHEVMGFNCRAGFWDFFPCSYPLGQVCLIDDQQIAVDPTTELNLPLLSNLLSSNSFVSGDHIDLHVWTESGQWIGEVTDYSFDLGSGEIIDYLCTKKSGAGLIQEQFNIPMYSIVNACFGGLLVSDSVMPLVDEEVVDILIPRYLSTAFEQG; this is encoded by the coding sequence ATGACCAATACGATGGAATCAGGCATCCAGTACTCTCAATTTATTGGCCGTGAGGTGGTTGATCATAGTACGGGGCATTTTCTGGGTCATATCTCAGGCATTTGGATTGATCTCAACCACCATGAAGTCATGGGGTTCAATTGCCGTGCAGGTTTTTGGGACTTCTTTCCCTGCTCCTATCCATTAGGTCAGGTTTGTTTAATCGATGACCAGCAAATTGCGGTAGACCCTACCACAGAGTTAAATCTACCTCTATTGTCCAATCTTCTGTCAAGCAATTCATTTGTTTCAGGAGACCATATTGATCTCCACGTATGGACAGAGAGTGGACAGTGGATTGGAGAAGTGACGGACTACAGTTTTGACCTTGGATCAGGGGAAATCATTGATTATTTGTGTACGAAAAAAAGCGGAGCCGGACTGATTCAGGAACAGTTTAATATCCCCATGTACAGCATTGTAAACGCTTGTTTCGGAGGACTTTTAGTCAGTGATTCAGTGATGCCCCTGGTTGATGAAGAGGTTGTGGATATACTGATTCCAAGATACTTATCTACTGCTTTTGAGCAGGGTTGA
- a CDS encoding DUF1830 domain-containing protein, whose protein sequence is MIAASISAPATSSQGCCYYINQTAHVQVLRIENIPNWYFERVAIPDQPLIFQAPFGAQLDVYSGCPVSSLLCDRISCDRLRAVIL, encoded by the coding sequence ATGATAGCTGCAAGTATAAGCGCTCCAGCGACCTCGTCACAGGGATGCTGTTATTACATCAATCAAACCGCTCATGTTCAAGTTCTGAGAATTGAAAATATTCCAAACTGGTATTTTGAGCGGGTTGCCATTCCTGATCAGCCCCTTATCTTTCAAGCGCCATTTGGTGCTCAACTCGACGTTTATTCAGGTTGCCCTGTTAGTTCATTACTATGTGATCGAATTTCTTGCGATCGTCTTCGGGCAGTTATACTCTAG
- a CDS encoding response regulator — MKPSILIVEDEVEIARFIQQLLEQEDFSCHSCHDGLEALRLQHQLQPDLIILDLKLPGLDGLEVCTRIRKQASAKDPYILMLTAKGEEIDRVIGLSTGADDYLVKPFSPIELVARVRALLRRSLRQADTPQTYRTQHFSVDLDQHRVYKHSSSSDDLLDLTVLEFKLMETFISAPNRVWNRSQLIDKLWGDDFFGEERVVDTQIARLRKKIEPDSSQPRFIKTVMGVGYRFEDAPRIAE; from the coding sequence ATGAAGCCCTCTATTTTGATCGTTGAAGATGAAGTCGAGATTGCCCGATTCATCCAGCAACTCCTTGAGCAAGAAGATTTTTCTTGCCATAGTTGCCACGATGGATTGGAAGCCCTGCGCCTTCAACATCAGCTACAGCCCGACCTGATTATCCTCGATCTGAAGCTTCCTGGCTTGGATGGTCTCGAAGTCTGTACTCGTATTCGAAAGCAGGCTAGTGCCAAAGATCCTTACATTTTGATGCTAACGGCTAAGGGTGAAGAAATTGATCGCGTTATAGGACTCTCAACGGGGGCAGATGACTACCTCGTCAAACCCTTCAGTCCCATAGAATTAGTGGCAAGGGTCCGTGCATTACTGCGGCGCAGCCTTAGACAGGCTGACACACCTCAAACCTACCGTACTCAACACTTTAGCGTTGATCTCGATCAGCATCGGGTGTACAAGCATTCTTCGTCTTCTGATGATCTCCTAGATTTAACGGTGTTGGAATTTAAGCTTATGGAGACGTTTATTAGTGCGCCCAATCGAGTCTGGAATCGCTCCCAGTTAATTGACAAACTTTGGGGGGATGACTTCTTTGGTGAGGAAAGAGTTGTCGATACTCAGATCGCTCGGTTGCGGAAGAAAATTGAGCCCGATTCCTCCCAGCCGAGGTTTATCAAAACGGTGATGGGGGTAGGGTATCGGTTTGAAGATGCACCTAGAATTGCAGAATGA
- a CDS encoding AI-2E family transporter codes for MTITLALPLVTLNLWVLSWIFEQAQPLVNVLIVANVLAFILDYPVQLLQNRGIQRSYGILLILLIVFIAVGTFTITLAPDLFKQFIELTNRLPSWIDSGREQLQNFDAWYVTHNLPGNYNGLAQQLSRLFPTELKVLPNQLMGLVVGLTDRVIDLLVTAVFTLYLLIHGRTFWDGVFLRFPTIQHVRPVIRQQFRNYFLGQVSIATLMGISLTIAFHLLKIPYWLVFGVGIGATVLIPFGDILGIAVVSGLVALKSIGLGTEVLIVSILIDQLIDNAIAPRILGRLVGLNPVWVLISLVIGAQIGGLIGILIAVPFAGAIKVVLDSVWPPPRQAEKELSLKHPSVTPLPSE; via the coding sequence GTGACGATCACTCTAGCCTTGCCGCTGGTGACGTTGAATCTTTGGGTGCTCTCCTGGATTTTTGAGCAGGCGCAACCGCTGGTTAATGTACTTATCGTCGCCAATGTTCTAGCATTTATTTTGGATTATCCCGTTCAGTTGCTCCAAAATCGAGGGATTCAGCGGAGTTACGGTATCTTATTGATTTTGCTCATCGTTTTTATCGCGGTGGGCACATTCACCATTACCTTGGCTCCTGATCTGTTCAAACAATTTATTGAACTGACGAACCGCCTACCCAGCTGGATTGACTCAGGAAGGGAGCAGCTGCAAAATTTTGACGCTTGGTACGTCACTCATAATCTACCTGGGAACTACAACGGTTTAGCCCAACAATTGAGCCGTTTATTTCCTACAGAGCTAAAGGTTCTGCCTAACCAGCTGATGGGATTGGTGGTCGGCCTAACGGATCGGGTTATTGATTTGCTGGTAACCGCAGTCTTTACCCTCTACCTACTCATCCATGGCCGGACATTCTGGGATGGGGTTTTTTTGCGATTCCCAACCATTCAGCATGTTCGTCCCGTTATTCGGCAGCAATTTCGCAACTATTTTTTAGGGCAAGTATCGATAGCGACGTTGATGGGTATATCGCTAACCATCGCCTTTCACCTGCTTAAAATTCCCTACTGGTTGGTCTTTGGGGTTGGGATCGGAGCTACGGTATTGATTCCCTTCGGTGACATCTTGGGGATTGCAGTGGTAAGCGGGTTGGTGGCTCTCAAGAGTATTGGGCTGGGCACGGAAGTACTCATCGTTAGCATTTTGATCGATCAGTTGATTGATAATGCGATCGCACCCCGTATTCTGGGTCGGCTTGTGGGTCTTAATCCAGTGTGGGTATTAATTTCCCTCGTTATTGGAGCACAAATCGGCGGGTTAATTGGCATCCTGATCGCCGTTCCCTTTGCAGGCGCTATTAAGGTGGTTTTAGATAGTGTGTGGCCACCCCCACGGCAAGCGGAAAAAGAACTTTCTCTCAAACATCCCTCTGTCACGCCTTTGCCATCAGAATGA
- a CDS encoding PRC-barrel domain-containing protein, protein MAPIEAKPTLQHNTFLGRQVFATQSDHPLGQVTDLWIDLRQHRVLGFSCRAGFWDLCLQTYAWKQIETLDEQRIEVQSSPVVHPTLILSLNAETGMAVRERLDLGVWTQQGDRLGEITDFSFNASTGTIDYYFLAPHTKRDQTPELIYLASSMIVDGGQGWLQVPDQYKQQLEPEAKNLNLLPWQVAFAS, encoded by the coding sequence ATGGCACCGATTGAAGCTAAACCGACCCTCCAGCACAATACTTTTCTCGGTCGTCAAGTGTTTGCAACCCAATCAGATCATCCCCTGGGTCAAGTGACTGATTTGTGGATTGATCTACGCCAACATCGGGTTCTAGGTTTCAGTTGTCGGGCAGGATTTTGGGACCTTTGTCTCCAGACTTATGCCTGGAAACAGATTGAGACTTTAGATGAACAACGAATTGAAGTGCAATCATCCCCAGTAGTCCACCCCACTTTGATATTGAGTCTGAATGCAGAAACAGGAATGGCCGTCCGAGAACGACTGGATCTGGGGGTATGGACTCAGCAAGGAGACCGGCTCGGTGAGATTACCGATTTTAGCTTTAATGCCTCTACTGGAACCATTGACTATTACTTCTTGGCACCACATACCAAGCGGGATCAGACTCCAGAGCTGATTTATCTTGCATCCTCAATGATTGTGGATGGGGGGCAAGGCTGGCTTCAGGTGCCCGATCAGTACAAGCAGCAATTGGAGCCGGAAGCAAAAAACTTGAATTTGCTTCCTTGGCAAGTTGCCTTTGCCAGCTAA
- a CDS encoding sulfurtransferase produces MMLNPLPAKLRRAAVLGIVLLLGAIAFTQTTITTPHTHSPQAAYTLRSQPPKLEQTWVVSALEAKVLIDQGATLLDARGNQWFGLNRLPGSVSIRWQDFSPSNKVRKGTLLESDAVLNQKLKKLGVSQGRPVVVFANPPQGWGEEGRIVWMLRTLGHPQAVMVDGGYSALASLNLQAPEISQSGDFEIHRNPTWQIQKTALKAALDQPDLVLIDTRTPKEYAGATPYGEQRQGHVPGAISLHFQDLLTPQGKLLPREKIVAKLADLGIMPETMVVAYCTGGIRSGWLTVVLADLGYQVQNYAGSMWEWSAGSPQEFPLTVQSQGLKTMSMAQ; encoded by the coding sequence ATGATGCTTAACCCCCTTCCTGCCAAGTTGAGACGAGCTGCAGTTCTGGGAATTGTGCTGTTGTTGGGTGCGATCGCATTCACCCAGACGACCATCACTACTCCTCATACCCATTCGCCCCAGGCTGCTTACACGCTTCGGTCTCAACCTCCTAAACTTGAACAAACCTGGGTAGTTAGCGCCTTAGAAGCGAAGGTTCTTATCGACCAAGGTGCTACTCTCCTGGATGCCCGAGGGAATCAGTGGTTTGGGCTCAATCGGTTGCCGGGTAGTGTGTCGATACGCTGGCAAGATTTTTCTCCTTCTAATAAAGTCCGTAAAGGAACGCTGCTAGAGAGCGATGCCGTTTTGAACCAAAAACTTAAGAAGCTAGGAGTCTCCCAAGGGCGGCCCGTCGTGGTTTTTGCAAATCCGCCCCAGGGTTGGGGAGAGGAAGGACGCATCGTCTGGATGTTGCGAACCCTGGGTCATCCCCAAGCGGTGATGGTGGACGGTGGATATTCAGCCTTAGCTTCATTAAATCTGCAGGCCCCAGAAATATCTCAGTCAGGAGATTTTGAGATTCACAGAAATCCCACTTGGCAAATTCAGAAAACAGCCTTAAAAGCGGCCCTGGATCAACCCGATTTAGTGTTAATCGATACGCGAACTCCCAAAGAGTATGCCGGTGCAACCCCTTATGGTGAGCAACGCCAAGGTCATGTGCCGGGGGCCATTTCGCTCCATTTCCAGGATCTATTAACGCCCCAAGGCAAGCTGCTACCCCGAGAAAAAATTGTGGCCAAACTCGCCGATCTAGGGATTATGCCAGAGACAATGGTGGTGGCTTACTGCACTGGAGGGATTCGCTCTGGATGGCTGACGGTGGTTCTAGCAGACTTGGGATATCAGGTGCAAAATTATGCAGGTTCAATGTGGGAATGGTCCGCAGGGTCACCGCAAGAGTTCCCACTGACCGTTCAGTCTCAGGGGTTAAAGACGATGAGTATGGCACAGTAA
- a CDS encoding cysteine desulfurase family protein, whose protein sequence is MMPPLPERPIYLDCQATTPVDPRVVEAMLPYFTDCPGNPSSSSHLYGWEAKAAVDLARETIAQAIGADPQEIIFTSGATEANNLAIKGIAEAYFSKGRHLITMQTEHNAVLEPCKYLEKLGFEVTYLPPQADGLLDLERLEQAIRGDTILVSVMAANNELGVLQPLSEIGQICRQHSVLFHTDAAQAIGKIPLDVEALQIDLLSMTGHKLYGPKGIGALYIRNRNPHVQVAAQMQGGGQERNVRSGTLPTPQIVGLGKAIELGLSEQAAEAERLTVLRNQLWQELQVLDGIHLNGHPQQRLPGCLSVSFEGVDGAALLLGLQPYVALSSGSACASSKPTPSHVLTALGRSAQLSKATLRFGLGRFTTQEEIEQAAHHVIRTIQQGQSSQKLDDTAQPELVKPEIQP, encoded by the coding sequence ATGATGCCTCCCTTGCCTGAGCGTCCGATTTATTTAGATTGCCAAGCCACGACGCCCGTTGACCCCAGGGTCGTCGAGGCGATGCTGCCCTACTTTACGGACTGTCCGGGAAATCCTTCTAGCAGCTCTCATCTCTACGGTTGGGAAGCAAAAGCAGCAGTTGATCTGGCGCGGGAGACCATTGCTCAGGCCATCGGCGCAGATCCACAAGAGATTATCTTTACCAGTGGCGCAACGGAGGCCAATAATTTAGCCATTAAAGGGATAGCGGAAGCCTATTTCAGTAAAGGGCGGCATCTGATTACGATGCAGACGGAGCATAATGCTGTTTTAGAACCCTGTAAATATCTCGAAAAGCTGGGATTTGAGGTGACGTATCTACCGCCTCAAGCGGATGGGCTATTGGATCTGGAGCGTCTAGAACAGGCCATTCGGGGCGATACGATTTTGGTATCGGTGATGGCGGCGAATAATGAACTAGGGGTATTGCAGCCGTTGTCTGAAATCGGTCAGATATGCCGCCAGCACAGTGTTCTTTTTCATACGGATGCGGCTCAAGCGATTGGCAAAATCCCTTTAGATGTGGAAGCGTTGCAGATCGATTTGTTGTCGATGACGGGGCATAAGCTCTATGGTCCTAAAGGGATTGGGGCGTTGTATATTCGCAATCGCAATCCCCATGTGCAGGTTGCGGCTCAAATGCAGGGGGGTGGGCAAGAACGAAATGTGCGATCGGGGACGTTACCAACGCCTCAAATTGTCGGTTTGGGAAAAGCAATTGAGTTAGGTCTATCAGAGCAAGCAGCAGAAGCAGAACGGCTAACGGTGCTCAGAAATCAGCTCTGGCAAGAGCTGCAGGTGTTGGATGGCATTCACTTGAATGGTCATCCGCAACAGCGATTACCAGGGTGTTTGTCGGTCAGTTTTGAAGGGGTGGATGGTGCAGCATTGTTATTAGGCTTGCAGCCCTATGTGGCGTTATCTTCAGGATCTGCATGTGCGTCTAGTAAGCCCACTCCCTCGCATGTGTTAACGGCGTTAGGGAGGTCTGCTCAACTCTCTAAAGCGACGCTGAGATTTGGGTTAGGCCGATTCACGACTCAAGAAGAGATCGAGCAGGCAGCTCACCATGTGATCCGTACGATTCAACAAGGCCAATCATCACAAAAACTTGATGATACAGCTCAGCCTGAGTTGGTAAAACCTGAAATCCAACCTTGA
- a CDS encoding cell wall metabolism sensor histidine kinase WalK encodes MNRIGLRSRLLISHLLVMGIPLLSFILISKAFSANVFAYRLAQLEGKGFTIRTARDVLLESYDAAWSHSTGWAVLVGGLAATLLSFWVARRITHSLTQMEHIIHQVALGDLHERVPPSEIPELNRLSRSFNRMAIQLEDVEHRRRELITDLTHELRTPLTIIRGYLEAWTAEKLTPNPEAYQLLVKETRRLERLTNDVQELSIAEAGHLSLNLKPLAIKPLIDKLIQTLSAQLDEQGPVLEVDYPEDTPMVLADSARTEQVLMNLLSNALRHTQSGTITVQASVRTQEVWIAVQDTGSGISAEDLPHVFERFWRSKSSRSHSTQGTGIGLAIARRLVELQGGRIEAESQLGTGSVFRFSLPTVS; translated from the coding sequence ATGAACAGAATAGGGCTGAGATCGCGCTTGTTGATATCCCATCTGCTGGTGATGGGAATTCCTCTTTTGAGCTTTATTTTGATTAGTAAAGCCTTCTCGGCCAATGTATTTGCCTATCGCCTAGCCCAGTTAGAAGGAAAGGGGTTTACGATTCGCACAGCTCGTGACGTATTACTTGAAAGCTATGACGCTGCCTGGAGCCACAGCACCGGATGGGCGGTTCTGGTCGGGGGCCTCGCTGCGACATTGCTGAGTTTCTGGGTTGCCCGCCGAATTACGCATTCTCTAACTCAGATGGAGCATATTATTCATCAGGTGGCTTTGGGTGATCTTCATGAGCGGGTTCCCCCCAGCGAAATTCCTGAACTCAACCGCCTCAGCCGTAGTTTCAACCGTATGGCCATTCAACTTGAAGATGTCGAGCACCGAAGGAGAGAGTTGATCACCGATTTAACCCATGAATTGAGAACCCCTTTAACGATTATTCGGGGCTATTTAGAAGCCTGGACAGCAGAAAAATTGACACCCAATCCAGAGGCTTATCAGCTTTTAGTGAAAGAGACTCGGCGGCTAGAGCGGCTGACGAATGATGTCCAAGAGCTATCCATCGCTGAAGCTGGACATCTATCCCTTAATCTAAAGCCATTAGCGATCAAACCACTGATTGACAAGCTAATCCAAACCCTCTCTGCTCAACTGGATGAGCAGGGGCCAGTATTGGAGGTAGATTACCCTGAAGATACACCCATGGTGTTAGCTGACTCGGCCCGGACTGAGCAGGTCTTGATGAACTTGCTGAGTAATGCCCTCCGACATACACAATCAGGAACGATTACTGTTCAAGCTTCTGTTAGAACCCAAGAGGTTTGGATTGCGGTTCAGGACACAGGTTCAGGGATTTCTGCTGAGGATTTACCTCATGTCTTCGAGCGATTTTGGCGATCTAAATCGTCGCGTTCACACTCTACCCAAGGGACGGGGATTGGGCTTGCGATCGCCCGTCGTCTCGTGGAGTTGCAAGGTGGACGTATTGAGGCTGAAAGTCAGCTGGGAACGGGGAGTGTCTTTCGCTTTTCTCTACCCACCGTGAGTTGA